ACTCTCTTATACATTCGGCAGACGCCCCGGCGATACAGACGAGTACAAAAACTTCGGGAAAACCGGATATTATACTGAAATCTCATTTCTGGTACCTAATAAATTGCTTAACTTCACATATAAACGAACCGATTCCAAAACCAGATTTGATTACGCATATGATAATCAACAAATCGGCTCTGACTATTATGTTGTTTTTTCGTCGGATTATTTCAGAACTATTTCTGATTCTGTTGAACTTTATGCCGAATTTGTGAACGGCTTAAAGGGAAAAACAGGCTACGGAATAAAAGAAGACAGATACGGCAGATTCCCGGATGCGTTTATAGAGGTATCTGCTGAAGATAGTTTTGCCTACGGGCGGCTCCAAACACGACTTAAAGATATGAACTCAAAAACCGGTTTTGGTGAACGGCTTGTCTATGCAGGTGAATTACGATTCAATCTTACAGACCGACTCCAACTTTATTTAAGAGCGGTATCTGTTCAGTCAAATTTTTTAAACAAGAATTGGAATTCTTTATTTTATCAACTCCGTTACAATATCGGCTGGGATTTGGAAACATATCTTGAATACGGCGACGGCTGGACAACAGATAACATGGCGTTTGATACTGATATCAGTGATACAGAACGGGAAATTACAGATGTTGTTAAACTGATACTGAAACTGAATTTCTGAAACGCTGATTACCGCAGATAAAAGACACAGATTACGCAGATTTTACAGGAGGATTACATAGATGAATAAACCAGAGATTAAGAGATTAGAGATTAAGAGATTAAGTATTAAGAAACTCGTAGAAACACGCTTCGCGAAATTTATTGAAATTAGTCGTTACAATCAATTTCTATTTATTTCTATTTATTTCTATTTATTTCTGTTCTCTGCCGTTTATGCCCAGCCTCTAGAATCACTCATTGTAGAAAATGGTGTAAGATTCTCATATCAAGCACCTGATGCACAAACTGTTACACTTGCAGGCGAGTTCAATCAATGGACACCAGATAAAATTTTTCTTACAAAAGATGAAAAAGGAATCTGGACTGTTGTCTATCCATTAACTGAAGGCAAATACGAATATAAATTTGTGATTGATGGTAACTGGATGGAAGGTGCTAATCTCGTGCTGCGATTGAAAAAGGATAAAGAAGGCAAACTGTTTATCCCAGAAGAAAAAGGAACGATTGCACCATATTCAGGCAAAATCAGGTTTGGCGGCAAATTTGCAGGGCTTTTGTATTCCAGATATGACACTGCTAATAACGACTGGCGAATAGATTCGGATTCATCATCTATACATTTGGATATTGACTGGTTTGCCAAACCGTTTGATGAAGGCGCTTGTTATGCAAGAATGGAAATAGAATCAAAAACAAGAAGTTTCAACCTTAAATTCAAACAGGGTGATATTAATTTTACACCAAAAGGTATAAACCTAAAAGCATATTATAACGAGAAACTTATCCAGTTTGATAATCCGCTGAAAAGTTTGGATACCGCAGTTTCAGTCAGGTATGAAGCGATAAATTTTTTTGATGAACTAAATCCTCACAAAGGCTATGGAATGGATACACAGGGTCTTTTTCAGAGTTCAGAAATTTACGGCTTTACAGAAACATTTTTTTATTCAAACTTAACCGACACAAATGAAGATACAATCGGTCTCCGTCTAAAAAAACCGCTTGATAAGGTTACATTCGGGCTGACTTATTTTTTAAACCGCGGAAGCAAATGGTCTTATACTTTCGGTTCAAGTGGAGTTGGTTGGTTTGATGACCCTGAGGTAATTCCGGAAGGTAGAAGTTATGACACCACACTTTCAACCCAGCCGTGGTATAAAGGCGGCGTTAATACACAAAACTTTGGATTTGATTTCATATTCAAGTTCCACGACAAACTTACATTCTTTTCAGAATATACCAAAGGTAGCCAGAAACTCGTTGCAACACGATGGAATGAAAGCAAAAATACTGATGTGGCAATAGATAAAGAATGGCTTATCAAAAATACTGATGATGCACTTGCAGGATTCAAGGTTTTACCGATAGAAAATCTTGCAACTGAAATATCATATCAGAATAAAAACCAAAAACTTGGCGCAAAACTTTATTCCAGCAATAAAGCAGAAACAAACATAATAAAAGGAGTAACCAGGTATTCTCAAAAACCATTCTTATTTGGAATTGAACTTGCACAGCAGTCATCAAAAAAACTTGATAGTAAGATATATATTGACGGTGATTTGCATCCGTATTTTAACCAGATTTATTTTTATCAACAACAATCTACCGTCTACAATCTACCTGAAAACGATTTCTATGTAATGCCGTTCGTTTCTTTTGAAATAGACAGGGTCAAAGCAAAACTTATCTCAAGAATGCATAACTCTAAAGCTTGGGAAACCGGCGGAACATCAGGCACAGTATTCACAGACCCTTCTTGGAAGTTATATTCCAGCAAGATTTATGAAACTATTTTAGACCATTCAATAAAAATTATTGAGCCAATATATTTTGAAGGTTCTACAAGATTTTCATATATAAAAATCCCGGGCACAAAAAAATCGTATATTTCAGAATTCCTTGCTGTTGTACTAAAATTCAAAAACTCCGCATATCTGAAACTTGGCTGGGGTGTTGACCCCGAAAATTTTGATGAAGACATTTATGAAGATATTGATAGACGAGAAGAATTTTTATATAATAATTACCTGACAACTGGCTCTATTTTTGATGCAGAAAAGTTATTAACAACCGAAAAACAAATCTCATTAAGAACCGAAATCAAATTCTAAAAACACAGATTAACATAGATGAAAACACGAATTACACAGATTTTTATAACGCGGATTACGCAGATGAAAACGCAGATGACCGCAGATAATAATACACAGGTTAACACGGATATGTCATTGCGAGACCGAAGGTCGTGGCAATCTCATCCTTTTTCGCTTTTACTATTCTCTATTCTCTATTCTCTATTCTCTGGTTTTATCGGCTGTGCATCAATCCAGCAACGATTACCACCACCGTATCTTCATAAGGGTGAAATTGTATTCCAGTATATCTCGCCATCTGCAAGAAATGTATCGGTCGCCGGCGAGTTCAACGGCTGGGAATATAAACCTGACCAATCAAGAGCAATCCGAATGAAAAAAAATGAGCAGGGTATCTGGGAAGCACGAGCAAAAATTGAGTCAGGCAGATATCAATACAAATATGTAATTGATTACCAGACATGGATTTTAGATCCGAATAATCCGTATACAATTGATGATGGAACCGGCAATTTGAATTCTTTATTGATTGTTAAGTGAGCCGAAGGGTCATTCCCAAGTGTCTCTATTGGGAATCCAGTAATCAAGCAGTAGATTCCAGATTACTCTGGAATGACTTATGTCACGCGAGTCAGTTTAGCGTTAGTTCAGCGGTAGTTTATGGAACTGCGAAAACACGAAAGAATATCGGTATCAGTACTGATTGATGTCTATGAACTTGGTTCTGTAATAGCGAAAGGTAGAGGACATGTATCTGACATATCTATTGGCGGTCTATCATTAGATACACATGTTGCACTTGATATAGGAACAATGTTATTCCTGAAAATTGGTGATTTTCCAATAGAGATAAAAGGAAAGGTTATCCGGATACAACAAGGCGTAGGTGTTAATCGTTATGGTGTCAAGTTTATAGATTTAGGTTTTTTTGACAAACGGAAATTGAAAAAACATATAGAAGCATATTTCAAAAAATGACCCAAATAAAGACACCGAATAAAAGAACCGAATACAACCGAATATGAAATTAGTAGAACCAGAGTTAAGTTATAAAATCGTCACAAAAGCCATTAGCAATTATTGCAAATTTTAGAGGTTCACGATTGACTTACCGTAGATTGATTAACCCTGAAACTGCACCAAAATGATATTCGGTTGTCATTCGGTTAATATTCGGTTACAATTCGGGTTCCAAGGAGGTAGAAAATGTACAGACGAAAAAAATTCTTGGTTAAAAGTTTGCAGTTGAAATACGGATTGCTTATTATTCTTGTTTTTATTGTTGCATTATTGCTTATTGAATGGCATCTGTATCTCGCATTGAATGTTATATTCCCAAAAATGGTTATGAAAGAAATCTCGCAGGATTTACTTTATGTTCAATATATGCTGATGATAAAGGTTGGTATTGTTATGCTTATTGCATTTCTGGTTACAATATATTTTACACACCGGATTGCAGGACCGATTTTTAAGATAGAAAAACAACTTAATGAAGTAAAACCAGACGAACTCTTAAATCTGCAAATCAACCTGCGTGAAAACGACGAATTGAAAGGTTTTGCAGATAGTTTCAATAATTTTATAAAAATAGTTAAAGAAAAATATGGTAACTAAACAATTTTTGTTGCTTGTTGCTTGTTGCTTGTTACTTGTTAGTTGTTTGTTTTCGCAAGAACTAAATGATACAATAGCGCAAGGTGATTGGGATACAATTATTACAGAATGTGAAAAGATGTATCAGAAGCAAGGGGGGGCGGGAGAGGGACCTGATTTTATAGAATTAAGTTATGTGCTATCAGTCGGCTATTTTTTGACAGGTAATTTAGTGAAAAAAAATATCTACAAGGAACTCGCATTCAAAAATGAAGAACAAACGAACCGGATTTCAATTTTTGTAGATAACCTGTATAAAAAATATCCAAAAAGCGCTTCTGTATCTATACTCAAAGGTATTATTCTTGAATATCAAAACAATCCAGAAGCAGATGAGGTGTTCAGAAAAGCAATAAAGCGGTCAAAAAAATACGGGCGGGATATAAACTTTTTTTATACATATTTTAAAACAGAACTTGATGAAAATATCATCAAGCAATATGAGAAAGTAGTAGAACTCAACCCGCTTGATGCCATCGGGTATTACAATTTAGGACTTTCATATCAAGAGTCAGGATATCTCACAAACGCAAAAGAAAAATATGAAAAAGCAATTTCACTTAATCCAAATATTCCGGATTTATATAACAATCTTGGACTTATCTATCTCAGTTGGAATATTATTGATAAAGCAATAGAAAATTTTAATAAAGCAGTCAAAATCAAGCCGGAGTTTCAACAGGCATATTATAATCTCGGTATTCTGTATATGAAAATAGAAAATGTTGATAGTGCGATTCCTGCTTTTGAGAAAGCAGTTGAACTTAAAGAGTCCGATTTTGAGGCACTTAATAATTTAGGGATTGCATACCGAAAAAAGAAAATGTATCTAGAAGCCGAAAAATCGTTTCTTTTAGCAACGGAAATAAATAAAAATTTTGCAAAAGCATTCTATAATCTTGCACTTGTTCAAGAAGAACTTGGTAAAAAAAATGAAGCAGTTAATTCATATAAAAAAGCGATTGAGACCGAAACCCAACCTGCGTATTATAATAACTTGGGACTTTTATATACAGAAACAGGCAAACCTCAAGAAGCGAAATTATGTTTTGAGAAAGCAGTTGAACTTGATGATTCATATCTTCCCGCTATCTACAACGCTGGTGTTGTTAACAAACAACTTGGGGATTATGCATCTGCATTAAATTATTATTTTAAGGCGACCGAACTTGACCCGGATGATGCATCGGTTTATTCCAATATCGCTAATGTCTATCTTCTAACCGGCAAGAAGGAAGATGCAAAAGAGTTTTACAATAAAGCGGTTACTATAGATGATAATTTTCCACAGGTACATTACAATCTCGGGAATCTGTATTTTGACGAGAATAATTTTAGTTCAGCAGAAAGTTATTACAATAAAGCAATCTCACTTGATAAAAATTTTCAAGCAGCATATAATAACCTTGCACTTTTGTATAAAAAAACAGGTCAACTTGAAAAATCAAAAACTATCTTTAATGCTACACTATCAATCAATAAACATAATAAAGAGGCACTGCTTAATCTCGCTAATATCTGTTTTGATGAGAAGAAATTTGATGATGCAGAAAGATATTATAAAACTGCGCTTGATTATGACCCGCAATTTGTGGAAGCGTGGTTTAATTTCGGTAATCTGTTAGCAGAAAAAAAATTGTATGATGATGCTATAAAATGTTATAAAAAAGCGACTGAACTTAACCCGAAATTCGCTGATGCATATTTTAATTTAGGAAATGTCTACAGAGAAAAGAATATGAATAATCAGGCATTCAAAGCATACCGCGAGGTTTTTCAAATAGCAAAAAAACAGAAACCACAGAAAATTGAGAAACCAACAAAAACAGATACAGAACTTGAAAATATGTATCTAAAAGCAGCCGACCTGTTCCAGAAAGAAAATTACATAGAAGCTGCAAAATTGTTAAAAGAAGTGCTGAAATACAATCCGAAATATGCATCAGCACAGAAATATCTTGATAAAACAGTAAGTATCATTGATACCATAAAAAAATATTAAACCTTCTACGCCACTTTAGTGGCGGTTCGGTTGGTTTCAACCGCCTAAGTTTCGTAGAAAGATGAAAAAAATAATCATTATTCTTGTAATCGTATATCTAACTTTTGAGATAGTAACCGATATGTATTTTCTTAAAAAAGAGATTCCTAAAATAACAAAAAAAGAAATTGTAACTCCATCTGCAAAACCTGAAAAACTACCGGAATATAAAAAAGAAAAAGAATCTGTTTCCAATATAACAATAGAAGAACTGCTAAAAAAAGAGAAAGGTGCGATTTCAGATGAAACTAAACTTTCTGTATACGAACGAAAAGAAAAAAAGGATATAACAGAAGATATACAAACTGCAGAAGAATACAAAAAAACGGATGAACTTATTGCCTCGTCAAAAGTTGCAGAACCGCTTGAAAGGATATCTGTCACATCTGAAGATATAGGCGATATGGTTTTGGTTGACGACGGCGAGTTTATTTTTGGCTCTAATACCGGACTTGAAAATGAGCGACCTGCAAGACGGTTCTATCTGGAAAAATTTTATATTGATAAATACGAAGTTACAAATAAAAAATATAAAGAGTTTGTTGATACAACAGGGCATACACCACCATTGGATTGGTCAGGCAATGAACCACCAATAGGTAAACTTGACCATCCTGTAACAAATGTCTCATATAATGATGCTGTTGCATACACAAAATGGTGTGGAAAACGACTCCCTACAGAACAGGAATGGGAAAAAGTAGCAAAAGGTCCAGGTGTACGACTTTATCCATGGGGTGATATGTTTGATGATAGTAAAGCAAATGTGATAAAACGGTTTTTCAGACGAGGCACAACATCTGTTGGTTCTTTTGAAGATGGTAAAAGTTTCTACGGCTGCTATGACCTATCAGGTAATGTTTGGGAATGGACTTCGTCTGATTATCAAGGAAATATGAAAAAAATAAGTATCATCGCAATACAGTTTAGTATGATAATTTCTGTTTTGATTGTTGGAATAATGTGTGTTACAGGATACCTTATTATAAAAAACCAAAAAAAAGAGATTACCAACGATATGCTGTCTAAGGGAAAATATTTTACCAATTCTATCTCTTCATATGCAAAACAGGCATTTTTCCCGGAACCTGATATTTTCTTTCTGAAATATCTTACTGAAGAAATGTTAAAAGATGAATCTATAATTTATGTCAATATCTATAAAAATGATTCAAGACTTATGGCATCTGAGAAAAATATCAGAAACAGCAAAAAATATAGCAAAAATTACAGTGGTTGCACTTGTAGCCGGTATTTTGTTAACATTTATTCTTGTAAATATACTTGTCCGTCCTATAAATAAACTTTCGGTTGTTGCTAAAAAAGTAGAAAAAGGCGAGTTTGATGTCAAAGTTGATATAAAATCAAGAAATGAAATCGGTTCACTGGCAACTGCATTTAATGAAATAACAGAAGGACTTAAAGAGCGCGAGTTCATAAAAACAACATTCAAAAGTTATGTTCCAAAACAGGTTGCAGAACTGCTGCTTACAAAAAAAGATGAAATCGGACTTAAAGGCGAAACAAAAACGGTTTCGGTTCTTTTCTCGGATATTCGGGGATTTACTACATTGTCCGAAAAACTTCAACCTGAAGAAGTAGTTGAAATGCTTAATGACTACTTTAAGTTAATGACTGAAATTATCTTTAAGAACGATGGTGTGCTTGACAAATTTATGGGAGATGCTATACTATGTTTCTGGAATGCACCATTTGAGCAGAAAGACCATGCATTAAAAGCAGTAAAATGTGGGATGGAGATGCTTGAGGCACTTTTTAGATATAATTTAGAACGAAAAAAGTTAAATAAACAGATTTTTCTATCAGAAACAACCTATAATTTCATAAAAGATTCCTGTGATGTTACAACCTGTGGCAAGATGAAGTTCAAAGGTAAAGAAGAAGAAATAGAAATTTACGAGTTAAACGCATTAAAAACATTATAAAAGGGGGAAAAATGGAAAACTTGGAATTTCTGAAAGAGATAGAACTTCTTAGAGAAATGGGCGATGAAGAACTTATTAAAATTTTAAGATTTGCAAAAGAAGAATTTTGTAAAGAAGGTAAAAAGATTTTTGATGAAGGTGATACAGGTGATAGATTTTATATTGTAAAATCAGGTCTTATAAAAATTACAAAAAGGTCAGAAAAAACTCAGCAGGATGAGTTTTTAGCATATATACGAGAGAAACAGTTTTTTGGCGAAATGGCGCTTTTAACAGATATGCCAAGATGCGCAACTGCAACCGCAAAAAAAGATTCGGTTCTTATTATGATTTCAAAACAGGACTTTGAAAAGATATTAAATGAAACGACAGAGATAGCATTAAAGGTCTATAAGGTGTTTATAAATGTACTTTGTAAAAGACTGAGAAAAGCGGATAATAAAATGGCTGACTCGTTTTTTACGCCACCACCATTATCATCTGTAATATAAAAAAACGGTAATTAGGTAAGTTTTGCTGAATCTTTTAAATCCTGTCAGGAGTCGTGAACTTTGTAGCCGTGCTCCGACAAATCGGAGCACGAATAAACGGCAATTAAAAACCTGTCCTCACAAATGTGGGGATTGCCGACTACATTTTGAGATTTGAAATGTGGTCATTGTTTGTGATTTGGTGCTTGGAATTTGAAATTTGCCGTTATATCAGGAGGTATGTAGTATGTTAAAAAAGTGTTTGCTTGTTGCTGGTTTGGTTTGTTTATGGAATGTCCTGATTCTGTCTGGACTGCTTGAATCTGCAGGGCTTGGAGCAAGAGTAAAAAAAGAGGAAACAACTGAAACAAAAAAAGACGGTCCTGTAGAAACCAAAAATGGCGTAAAATTCACCTACAAAGGCAGTGCCGAAAATGTGTTTCTTGCAGGCTCGTTTAATGATTGGAGCGCTACAAAAAATCCACTGAAACAAATAAAGCAAGATGTATGGGAAACAGTGCTACCATTAGATGTCGGAAAGTATCAATACAAATTTGTTGTTGACGGTAACTGGTTAACTGACCCTGAAAATCCGGAAACAACCGATGACGGTCTCGGTGGTAAAAACTCGGTTGTTGAAGTAAAAAGTGGTGTAGAAAAAATTGTTTCTAAAGCAAAAGGCGGACCTGTTGAGACAAAAGCAGGCGTAAAATTCGTCTACAAAGGTACTGCCGAAAATGTGTTTCTTGCAGGCTCGTTCAACGACTGGAGCACAACAAAAAATCTACTCAAACAGGTAAAGCAAGATGTATGGGAAATAGTGCTTCCGTTAGATGCTGGAAAATATCAATACAAGTTCGTGGTGGACGGGAACTGGACACCAGACGCTGAAAATCCAAATACAGCTGATGACGGCTACGGCGGACAAAATGCTATTGTAGAAGTCACAAAAAGCGCAGAAAAAATAGTCCCAACCGGCAAAGATAAAAGTTCAGCACCGTTTCCTGTAAAAGATGGATATAAGTTTACATTCTATGCACCAACAGCAGATGCGGTGTGCCTGGCGGGCTCGTTCAATAACTGGGCTGATAGTAAAGATGGGGTTATTGAAAATCCTCAATACCTGATGAAAAAAAATCCACAGGGAATCTGGGTAAAAATTGTTCCACTATCCTCAGGACAATATCAGTACAAATACTGTGTTGACGGAAAACCAGATGGCTGGACCGCAGACCCACATAACAATAAAAATCTTGATAAAGATGGAAATTCAATTTTAATTGTAAAATGAAGAAAAACACGGAATGATTCCGAAATTCACCATGATTAGAATCTTTGCTTCTAAATTCTACGAAACTTTAGTTTCGGTTAAAACCGAGCAACCCGCCACTGAAATGGCGTAGAATTTTGAATATCTTTTCAACAAGATTGAACTGTTACTTAGAATGAGGTAATGAAATATGAGAAAAAGTTTATATCTGTGGTTATCTGTGTTGTATTTTTATCTGTGTCCATCTCTGTTTTCAGAAAAAACAAATCTCGCAGTAGCAGATTTTGCAGGTAAAAATGTATCCGCTGCGGACGCGTCTATAGTTGCAGATTTTTTAAGAATAGAACTTGTGAATACTAACCTCTACAGTGTAGTAGAGAAAGGGAATATGGATAAGATTTTAGCAGAAGCACAGTTCCAACTCACCGGCTGTACAGAAGCAGAATGTGCAGTTCAAATAGGTAAAATATTGAATGTTCAAAGGATAGTCGTAGGCTCTTTATCAAAACTTGTTGATGTGTATTATATAACAGCATCACTTATTGATGTTGAAACAGCAAAAATATTGAAAGCAGAACAGGTAGAAGCACTTTCAGCAAGAGAACTCCCTGAGGCAGCAAAAGAACTCGTTAAGAAACTCACCGGCTTAAAATTTCAAGAGAAAAAAGAACCGCCTAAACCGAAAGAGGAAAAGGTCCCAACTCCTGAAAAACCGGTTTCCTATAAAAATCTGAAAGGGCCAATAATCACAAAAGAAGGTGTAAAATTCATCTATGAAGGTGAAGCAAAAGAGGTTTTTCTTGCAGGTTCGTTTAATGGGTGGGGTCAATGGTACTCTATGAAAGAAGAACAAGCTGGTATATGGACAATAACTATTCCTTTTCTT
The nucleotide sequence above comes from Elusimicrobiota bacterium. Encoded proteins:
- a CDS encoding glycogen-binding domain-containing protein → MNKPEIKRLEIKRLSIKKLVETRFAKFIEISRYNQFLFISIYFYLFLFSAVYAQPLESLIVENGVRFSYQAPDAQTVTLAGEFNQWTPDKIFLTKDEKGIWTVVYPLTEGKYEYKFVIDGNWMEGANLVLRLKKDKEGKLFIPEEKGTIAPYSGKIRFGGKFAGLLYSRYDTANNDWRIDSDSSSIHLDIDWFAKPFDEGACYARMEIESKTRSFNLKFKQGDINFTPKGINLKAYYNEKLIQFDNPLKSLDTAVSVRYEAINFFDELNPHKGYGMDTQGLFQSSEIYGFTETFFYSNLTDTNEDTIGLRLKKPLDKVTFGLTYFLNRGSKWSYTFGSSGVGWFDDPEVIPEGRSYDTTLSTQPWYKGGVNTQNFGFDFIFKFHDKLTFFSEYTKGSQKLVATRWNESKNTDVAIDKEWLIKNTDDALAGFKVLPIENLATEISYQNKNQKLGAKLYSSNKAETNIIKGVTRYSQKPFLFGIELAQQSSKKLDSKIYIDGDLHPYFNQIYFYQQQSTVYNLPENDFYVMPFVSFEIDRVKAKLISRMHNSKAWETGGTSGTVFTDPSWKLYSSKIYETILDHSIKIIEPIYFEGSTRFSYIKIPGTKKSYISEFLAVVLKFKNSAYLKLGWGVDPENFDEDIYEDIDRREEFLYNNYLTTGSIFDAEKLLTTEKQISLRTEIKF
- a CDS encoding glycogen-binding domain-containing protein; translated protein: MKTRITQIFITRITQMKTQMTADNNTQVNTDMSLRDRRSWQSHPFSLLLFSILYSLFSGFIGCASIQQRLPPPYLHKGEIVFQYISPSARNVSVAGEFNGWEYKPDQSRAIRMKKNEQGIWEARAKIESGRYQYKYVIDYQTWILDPNNPYTIDDGTGNLNSLLIVK
- a CDS encoding PilZ domain-containing protein — its product is MELRKHERISVSVLIDVYELGSVIAKGRGHVSDISIGGLSLDTHVALDIGTMLFLKIGDFPIEIKGKVIRIQQGVGVNRYGVKFIDLGFFDKRKLKKHIEAYFKK
- a CDS encoding tetratricopeptide repeat protein — encoded protein: MVTKQFLLLVACCLLLVSCLFSQELNDTIAQGDWDTIITECEKMYQKQGGAGEGPDFIELSYVLSVGYFLTGNLVKKNIYKELAFKNEEQTNRISIFVDNLYKKYPKSASVSILKGIILEYQNNPEADEVFRKAIKRSKKYGRDINFFYTYFKTELDENIIKQYEKVVELNPLDAIGYYNLGLSYQESGYLTNAKEKYEKAISLNPNIPDLYNNLGLIYLSWNIIDKAIENFNKAVKIKPEFQQAYYNLGILYMKIENVDSAIPAFEKAVELKESDFEALNNLGIAYRKKKMYLEAEKSFLLATEINKNFAKAFYNLALVQEELGKKNEAVNSYKKAIETETQPAYYNNLGLLYTETGKPQEAKLCFEKAVELDDSYLPAIYNAGVVNKQLGDYASALNYYFKATELDPDDASVYSNIANVYLLTGKKEDAKEFYNKAVTIDDNFPQVHYNLGNLYFDENNFSSAESYYNKAISLDKNFQAAYNNLALLYKKTGQLEKSKTIFNATLSINKHNKEALLNLANICFDEKKFDDAERYYKTALDYDPQFVEAWFNFGNLLAEKKLYDDAIKCYKKATELNPKFADAYFNLGNVYREKNMNNQAFKAYREVFQIAKKQKPQKIEKPTKTDTELENMYLKAADLFQKENYIEAAKLLKEVLKYNPKYASAQKYLDKTVSIIDTIKKY
- a CDS encoding SUMF1/EgtB/PvdO family nonheme iron enzyme, giving the protein MKKIIIILVIVYLTFEIVTDMYFLKKEIPKITKKEIVTPSAKPEKLPEYKKEKESVSNITIEELLKKEKGAISDETKLSVYERKEKKDITEDIQTAEEYKKTDELIASSKVAEPLERISVTSEDIGDMVLVDDGEFIFGSNTGLENERPARRFYLEKFYIDKYEVTNKKYKEFVDTTGHTPPLDWSGNEPPIGKLDHPVTNVSYNDAVAYTKWCGKRLPTEQEWEKVAKGPGVRLYPWGDMFDDSKANVIKRFFRRGTTSVGSFEDGKSFYGCYDLSGNVWEWTSSDYQGNMKKISIIAIQFSMIISVLIVGIMCVTGYLIIKNQKKEITNDMLSKGKYFTNSISSYAKQAFFPEPDIFFLKYLTEEMLKDESIIYVNIYKNDSRLMASEKNIRNSKKYSKNYSGCTCSRYFVNIYSCKYTCPSYK
- a CDS encoding adenylate/guanylate cyclase domain-containing protein; the encoded protein is MLTFILVNILVRPINKLSVVAKKVEKGEFDVKVDIKSRNEIGSLATAFNEITEGLKEREFIKTTFKSYVPKQVAELLLTKKDEIGLKGETKTVSVLFSDIRGFTTLSEKLQPEEVVEMLNDYFKLMTEIIFKNDGVLDKFMGDAILCFWNAPFEQKDHALKAVKCGMEMLEALFRYNLERKKLNKQIFLSETTYNFIKDSCDVTTCGKMKFKGKEEEIEIYELNALKTL
- a CDS encoding cyclic nucleotide-binding domain-containing protein — translated: MENLEFLKEIELLREMGDEELIKILRFAKEEFCKEGKKIFDEGDTGDRFYIVKSGLIKITKRSEKTQQDEFLAYIREKQFFGEMALLTDMPRCATATAKKDSVLIMISKQDFEKILNETTEIALKVYKVFINVLCKRLRKADNKMADSFFTPPPLSSVI
- a CDS encoding glycogen-binding domain-containing protein, with protein sequence MLKKCLLVAGLVCLWNVLILSGLLESAGLGARVKKEETTETKKDGPVETKNGVKFTYKGSAENVFLAGSFNDWSATKNPLKQIKQDVWETVLPLDVGKYQYKFVVDGNWLTDPENPETTDDGLGGKNSVVEVKSGVEKIVSKAKGGPVETKAGVKFVYKGTAENVFLAGSFNDWSTTKNLLKQVKQDVWEIVLPLDAGKYQYKFVVDGNWTPDAENPNTADDGYGGQNAIVEVTKSAEKIVPTGKDKSSAPFPVKDGYKFTFYAPTADAVCLAGSFNNWADSKDGVIENPQYLMKKNPQGIWVKIVPLSSGQYQYKYCVDGKPDGWTADPHNNKNLDKDGNSILIVK
- a CDS encoding CsgG/HfaB family protein, with the translated sequence MRKSLYLWLSVLYFYLCPSLFSEKTNLAVADFAGKNVSAADASIVADFLRIELVNTNLYSVVEKGNMDKILAEAQFQLTGCTEAECAVQIGKILNVQRIVVGSLSKLVDVYYITASLIDVETAKILKAEQVEALSARELPEAAKELVKKLTGLKFQEKKEPPKPKEEKVPTPEKPVSYKNLKGPIITKEGVKFIYEGEAKEVFLAGSFNGWGQWYSMKEEQAGIWTITIPFLLSGKYHYKFIVDGNWVTDEKNPNKEDDGYGGFNSVFEISKKAYKKFGVSGPIITKKGVKFTYYAPSANKVCIAGEFNNWDSTADPMLKQSDGTWTITKKLKPGKYQYKFVVDDSSYWFPDLGNPNMVDDGFGGMNSVIDVK